The following are encoded in a window of Primulina eburnea isolate SZY01 chromosome 4, ASM2296580v1, whole genome shotgun sequence genomic DNA:
- the LOC140831059 gene encoding uncharacterized protein codes for MFSRSLSTAACLPDFNYHPKCEPLRITHLAYADDLLLFSRGDIGSVSIIVDSLKELLRISYYSPLLDKLSSKINAWPRKSLSHIVRLELIRSVLQGVECYWMSILPLPDGVIEKIYGLCRSFFWLSKQPSISWKKICRPIESGRLGLRDLRAWNKALLSKVLWNIHEKKDTLWIKWVNLYYFNDFWSWKPKRDDSPLLKFLVNRDKLTPSMGSTDEAKAMLSGWNEGTNSLLKAYLWFSPNQLIWPWKPLVWKSNTISKHRFSLWLFAHQKFLNKDRQPYVLDKVCVLCNQFVESFDHLFFQCPLTKYVWNRVREWLGLRKTMGSATALLAAFRSTYRGSSRVEKMRIAAIAATIYFIRDMRNRKLFDDDMVPCDRVVRKIQIAWYTNCGDVGLDLHC; via the coding sequence ATGTTTTCGAGATCATTATCTACTGCAGCTTGTTTACCTGACTTTAATTATCATCCAAAATGTGAGCCACTGCGGATTACACACTTAGCGTATGCAGATGACCTCTTGTTATTTTCTAGAGGTGATATTGGGAGCGTGAGCATAATAGTTGATAGTCTCAAGGAGTTATTGAGAATATCATACTACTCCCCATTACTTGATAAGCTTTCGAGCAAAATTAATGCGTGGCCTCGAAAATCTCTTTCGCATATAGTCAGATTGGAACTTATCCGATCAGTGCTCCAGGGAGTAGAATGCTACTGGATGTCTATCTTGCCATTGCCGGATGGAGTGATTGAGAAAATATATGGTTTATGTCGTTCTTTTTTTTGGTTGTCAAAACAGCCTTCCATTTCTTGGAAAAAAATTTGTAGACCTATTGAGAGTGGAAGGTTGGGACTTCGTGACCTTAGAGCTTGGAACAAAGCACTTCTCTCAAAGGTGCTTTGGAACATACATGAGAAAAAAGACACCTTGTGGATCAAATGGGTTAATCTCTATTACTTCAATGACTTTTGGAGCTGGAAACCTAAGCGAGATGACTCACCTCTGTTGAAATTTTTGGTTAACAGAGATAAGCTAACTCCGAGTATGGGCTCGACTGATGAAGCGAAGGCTATGCTGAGTGGTTGGAACGAGGGAACAAATTCTCTTCTTAAAGCATATCTTTGGTTCTCCCCTAATCAACTAATCTGGCCGTGGAAACCGCTGGTTTGGAAAAGTAATACCATCTCAAAGCATAGATTTTCTTTGTGGTTATTCGCTCATCAAAAATTCCTCAATAAAGACCGTCAACCATATGTATTAGATAAGGTCTGTGTCCTTTGCAATCAATTTGTGGAATCTTTTGACCATTTGTTCTTTCAATGCCCACTTACAAAGTATGTGTGGAATAGAGTTAGGGAATGGTTGGGCTTAAGGAAAACAATGGGTTCAGCTACTGCCTTACTTGCAGCTTTTAGAAGTACTTACCGAGGTTCATCTAGAGTTGAAAAGATGCGAATTGCAGCCATCGCAGCTACAATTTACTTCATTCGGGACATGCGAAACCGTAAATTGTTTGATGATGATATGGTGCCCTGTGATAGGGTTGTTAGGAAAATTCAAATTGCTTGGTATACAAATTGCGGTGATGTAGGTTTGGATCTTCATTGTTGA
- the LOC140831060 gene encoding uncharacterized protein: MTYKPSFKKIEVPDEMEDAAECDKAMHKEQNTDESSKVDGDGTNAQKKHGIKSFASLFKDNRSLIEASMLNFIAPPVGEVEIGIEEIDSVEKSFGYCLVGYVMGPRLSPFAVLNFIKGWGGNVEFLFKDNGWIKFQFPNELERERVLDGGPYTILGRQLLFKKLPSCFLFTKEDMVFYLLGCRSLGSLQTAGQNLP, translated from the exons ATGACATACAAGCCATCATTCAAGAAGATTGAAGTTCCTGATGA AATGGAAGATGCTGCTGAGTGTGATAAAGCCATGCACAAAGAACAGAATACTGATGAATCCAGCAAGGTGGATGGTGATGGAACTAATGCTCAAAAGAAACATGGGATAAAATCTTTTGCTAGCCTATTCAAAGATAATAGAAGTCTAATCGAAGCTTCAATGCTTAATTTCATTGCTCCACCGGTGGGAGAGGTGGAAATTGGTATCGAAGAGATTGACTCGGTGGAAAAATCTTTTGGATATTGCCTCGTTGGCTATGTTATGGGTCCTCGCCTTAGCCCTTTTGCAGTGCTTAATTTTATCAAAGGATGGGGTGGAAATGTTGAGTTCTTGTTTAAGGATAACGGGTGGATCAAGTTTCAATTTCCTAATGAATTAGAACGAGAAAGAGTACTAGATGGAGGACCCTATACGATTTTAGGAAGACAGTTGCTTTTCAAGAAATTGCCAAGCTGCTTCCTGTTCACCAAGGAGGACATGGTGTTCTACCTTCTTGGGTGCAGATCTTTGGGCTCCCTGCAGACTGCTGGACAAAACCTGCCTTGA